Proteins encoded in a region of the Streptomyces sp. NBC_01471 genome:
- a CDS encoding NuoM family protein translates to MQFLLAFIVAAPVIGAVAALLPAPPGLRGRSPRQAVLRHGVIVTGTVLIAAVVLALGFDRDHPSKMQATTDISWIPALHVRIHLGTDGISLPLLVLTALLTFLCALYSCFKLPAGPSPKAFVALVLLLESGTLATFAALDLVLFFLAFEMVLIPMYFLIARWGGAGRTAAAWKFILYTVLGSVVMLLGILLIGVKSGTLDMVALATDNGRDLTHTTQVVAVLAIAIGLAVKTPMWPLHSWLPDAHTAAPTAGSVLLAGVMLKMGTYGFVRIALPVAPEGMHTFAPYLAAFAVAGIIYGSLACLSLVRRGNKGDLKRLIAYSSVGHMGFVLLGIASMTPTGVNGALFANIAHGLITGLLFFLVGAVKDRYGTADLDTLAGATGAALYGRAPRLGGLVAFAAVASLGLPGLAGFWGEMLTMFGAFDPAGGLSRPAFLTFMSLAALGTLLTAAYLLLVVRRVCMGSAPQATSEARDAQETRETPETPSTRETPGEQDTQGAPGTPETREPQLAPAEPPAAPAPGSLQDVQGHEGQESREAQGIPGYEIQDVQGYELATWSPLVALTVLAGLWPAALLGLTDPAVQKLLAGGKA, encoded by the coding sequence TTCTGGCGTTCATCGTCGCCGCCCCGGTCATCGGCGCCGTCGCCGCGCTCCTGCCCGCACCCCCCGGGCTGAGGGGCAGGTCGCCCCGGCAGGCCGTGCTCCGCCACGGTGTGATCGTCACCGGCACCGTACTCATCGCCGCGGTCGTCCTCGCGCTCGGCTTCGACCGCGACCACCCGTCGAAGATGCAGGCCACCACCGACATCAGCTGGATCCCGGCACTCCACGTCCGGATCCATCTGGGCACGGACGGCATCTCGCTCCCCCTCCTCGTACTGACCGCGCTGCTGACCTTCCTCTGCGCGCTCTACTCCTGCTTCAAGCTCCCCGCGGGTCCGTCCCCCAAGGCGTTCGTCGCTCTCGTCCTCCTCCTCGAATCGGGGACGCTCGCCACCTTCGCCGCCCTCGACCTGGTGCTCTTCTTCCTGGCCTTCGAGATGGTCCTCATCCCGATGTACTTCCTCATCGCCCGCTGGGGCGGCGCCGGACGCACCGCCGCCGCCTGGAAGTTCATCCTCTACACCGTGCTCGGCTCCGTCGTCATGCTGCTCGGCATCCTCCTCATCGGTGTGAAGAGCGGCACACTCGACATGGTGGCACTCGCCACTGACAACGGCCGCGACCTCACCCACACCACCCAGGTCGTCGCGGTCCTCGCCATCGCCATCGGCCTCGCCGTGAAGACCCCGATGTGGCCGCTGCACAGCTGGCTCCCCGACGCCCACACCGCGGCGCCCACCGCGGGCTCGGTGCTCCTCGCCGGAGTCATGCTCAAGATGGGCACCTACGGATTCGTCCGCATCGCCCTGCCCGTCGCACCCGAGGGCATGCACACCTTCGCTCCCTACCTCGCGGCCTTCGCCGTCGCCGGCATCATCTACGGATCGCTCGCCTGCCTCTCGCTCGTCCGACGCGGCAACAAGGGCGACCTCAAGCGGCTCATCGCCTACTCCTCGGTCGGCCACATGGGCTTCGTACTCCTCGGCATCGCCTCGATGACCCCCACCGGCGTCAACGGCGCGCTCTTCGCCAACATCGCCCACGGCCTCATCACCGGCCTGCTCTTCTTCCTGGTCGGCGCGGTGAAGGACCGTTACGGGACCGCCGACCTCGACACGCTCGCCGGAGCCACCGGCGCCGCCCTCTACGGCCGGGCCCCCCGGCTCGGCGGCCTCGTCGCGTTCGCCGCCGTCGCCTCGCTCGGCCTGCCGGGACTCGCCGGGTTCTGGGGCGAGATGCTCACCATGTTCGGCGCCTTCGACCCGGCCGGGGGACTCAGCCGCCCCGCCTTCCTCACCTTCATGTCGCTCGCGGCCCTCGGTACCCTGCTCACCGCCGCGTACCTTCTCCTCGTCGTACGCCGCGTCTGCATGGGCAGCGCACCGCAGGCCACATCCGAAGCGCGCGACGCACAGGAAACACGGGAAACGCCGGAAACCCCCAGCACACGGGAAACCCCAGGCGAACAGGACACCCAAGGCGCACCTGGAACCCCAGAAACACGGGAACCGCAGCTCGCCCCCGCAGAGCCACCGGCGGCCCCCGCACCCGGCAGCCTCCAGGACGTCCAGGGCCACGAGGGCCAGGAATCCCGGGAAGCCCAAGGCATCCCGGGCTACGAGATCCAGGACGTCCAGGGCTACGAGCTCGCCACCTGGAGCCCGCTCGTCGCCCTCACCGTCCTCGCCGGCCTGTGGCCCGCGGCCCTCCTCGGCCTCACCGACCCGGCC